The Streptomyces sp. CC0208 genome window below encodes:
- a CDS encoding acetyl-CoA C-acetyltransferase, with protein sequence MPEAVIVSTARSPIGRAVKGSLKDLRPDDLTATIIQAALAKVPELDPRDIDDLMLGCGLPGGEQGYNLGRIVAVQMGMDHLPGCTITRYCSSSLQTSRMALHAIKAGEGDVFISAGVEMVSRYAKGSSDGLPDTTNPIFDEAQARTAATAASEGSTWHDPREDGLLPDPYIAMGQTAENLARLKGVTRQDMDEFGVRSQNLAEEAIKNGFWEREITPVTLPDGTVVSKDDGPRAGVTLDGVQGLKPVFRPDGLVTAGNCCPLNDGAAAVVIMSDTKARELGLTPLARIVSTGVSGLSPEIMGLGPVDASNQALRRAGLTIDDIDLVEINEAFAAQVIPSYRDLNIPLEKLNVNGGAIAVGHPFGMTGARITGTLINSLQFHDKQFGLETMCVGGGQGMAMVIERLS encoded by the coding sequence ATGCCCGAAGCAGTGATCGTCTCGACCGCCCGCTCCCCCATCGGCCGCGCCGTCAAGGGCTCGCTCAAGGACCTGCGCCCCGACGACCTCACCGCCACGATCATCCAGGCCGCCCTCGCCAAGGTCCCCGAGCTGGACCCGCGCGACATCGACGACCTGATGCTCGGCTGCGGCCTCCCCGGCGGCGAGCAGGGCTACAACCTGGGCCGCATCGTGGCCGTGCAGATGGGCATGGACCACCTGCCGGGCTGCACGATCACCCGTTACTGTTCCTCCTCGCTGCAGACGAGCCGCATGGCCCTGCACGCCATCAAGGCCGGCGAGGGCGACGTCTTCATCTCGGCCGGCGTCGAGATGGTCTCCCGTTACGCCAAGGGCAGCTCGGACGGTCTCCCGGACACGACGAACCCGATCTTCGACGAGGCCCAGGCCCGCACCGCCGCCACCGCCGCCTCCGAGGGCTCCACCTGGCACGACCCGCGCGAGGACGGCCTGCTCCCCGACCCGTACATCGCGATGGGCCAGACCGCCGAGAACCTGGCCCGCCTCAAGGGCGTCACCCGCCAGGACATGGACGAGTTCGGTGTCCGCTCGCAGAACCTCGCCGAGGAAGCCATCAAGAACGGCTTCTGGGAGCGCGAGATCACCCCGGTCACGCTCCCCGACGGCACGGTGGTCTCCAAGGACGACGGCCCGCGCGCCGGCGTCACGCTCGACGGCGTCCAGGGCCTGAAGCCGGTCTTCCGCCCCGACGGCCTGGTCACCGCCGGCAACTGCTGCCCGCTCAACGACGGCGCCGCCGCGGTCGTGATCATGTCCGACACCAAGGCGCGCGAGCTCGGTCTCACCCCGCTCGCCCGCATCGTGTCGACCGGTGTCTCGGGCCTGTCCCCCGAGATCATGGGCCTCGGCCCGGTGGACGCGTCGAACCAGGCCCTGCGCCGCGCCGGTCTCACGATCGACGACATCGACCTGGTCGAGATCAACGAGGCGTTCGCCGCCCAGGTGATCCCCTCCTACCGCGACCTGAACATTCCGCTGGAGAAGCTGAACGTCAACGGCGGCGCGATCGCCGTAGGCCACCCGTTCGGCATGACCGGCGCCCGCATCACCGGCACGCTCATCAACTCCCTCCAGTTCCACGACAAGCAGTTCGGCCTGGAGAC
- a CDS encoding SGNH/GDSL hydrolase family protein produces the protein MTSMSRARVARRIAAGAAYGGGGIGLIGAAGMGLLLAEARLARRQVGNGATPHVPQAEGLYGHVYASAGDPPLRLTMLGDSTAAGQGVHRATQTPGALLASGLAAVAERPVEFRNVALPGATSDDLDRQVALTLADPERVPDICVIMIGANDVTHRMPATRSVRQLSSAVRRLRTAGAEVVVGTCPDLGTIEPVQQPLRWLARRASRQLAAAQTIGAVEQGGRTVSLGDLLGPEFAANPRELFGPDHYHPSAEGYATAAMAVLPTVCAALGLWPADEDRPDVSRREGFLPVARAAAEAASEAGTEVAAAMPTGPTGPWALLKRRRRRRVRATEPSPASASEV, from the coding sequence ATGACGAGCATGTCGAGGGCGAGGGTGGCCCGGCGGATCGCGGCCGGCGCGGCCTACGGCGGCGGCGGGATCGGTCTGATCGGCGCGGCGGGCATGGGCCTGCTGCTGGCGGAGGCGCGGCTGGCCAGACGGCAGGTGGGCAACGGCGCGACGCCGCACGTCCCGCAGGCCGAGGGCCTGTACGGCCATGTCTACGCCTCCGCGGGCGATCCGCCGCTGCGTCTGACCATGCTGGGGGACTCCACGGCGGCGGGCCAGGGGGTTCACCGGGCGACCCAGACACCGGGCGCGCTGCTGGCGTCGGGGCTTGCGGCGGTGGCGGAACGTCCGGTGGAGTTCCGTAATGTCGCCCTGCCCGGGGCCACCTCGGACGACCTGGACCGTCAGGTGGCGCTGACGCTGGCGGATCCCGAGCGGGTCCCGGACATCTGCGTGATCATGATCGGCGCGAACGACGTCACGCACCGGATGCCGGCGACGCGTTCGGTGCGGCAGCTGTCCTCGGCGGTACGGCGGCTGCGTACGGCCGGCGCCGAGGTCGTGGTCGGCACCTGTCCCGACCTGGGCACGATCGAGCCGGTGCAGCAGCCGTTGCGGTGGCTGGCCCGGCGGGCCTCGCGTCAGCTGGCGGCGGCGCAGACGATCGGCGCGGTGGAACAGGGCGGTCGCACGGTGTCGCTGGGCGACCTGCTGGGCCCGGAGTTCGCGGCGAACCCGCGCGAGCTGTTCGGCCCCGACCACTACCACCCCTCGGCGGAGGGTTACGCGACGGCGGCGATGGCGGTCCTGCCGACGGTGTGCGCGGCCCTGGGTCTGTGGCCGGCCGACGAGGACCGTCCGGACGTCTCCCGCCGCGAGGGCTTCCTGCCGGTGGCGAGGGCGGCGGCGGAAGCGGCCTCGGAGGCGGGCACGGAGGTCGCGGCGGCGATGCCGACGGGCCCGACGGGTCCCTGGGCCCTGCTGAAGCGCAGGCGGAGGCGGCGGGTCCGGGCGACGGAGCCGTCCCCCGCGAGCGCGTCCGAGGTCTGA
- a CDS encoding cystathionine beta-synthase encodes MQFHDSMISLVGNTPLVKLNNVTKGIKATVLAKVEYFNPGGSVKDRIALRMIEAAEESGALKPGGTIVEPTSGNTGVGLAIVAQQKGYKCIFVCPDKVSTDKINVLRAYGAEVVVCPTAVDPEHPDSYYNVSDRLVRETPGAWKPDQYSNPNNPLSHYHSTGPELWEQTEGRITHFVAGVGTGGTISGTGRYLKDASDGKVQVVGADPEGSVYSGGSGRPYLVEGVGEDFWPTAYDRTVADEIVAVSDKDSFQMTRRLAKEEGLLVGGSCGMAVVAALRVAERLDENGVVVVLLPDSGRGYLSKIFNDEWMADYGFLEDEGPSARVADVLNDKVHGAIPSLVHMHPDETVGEAIEVLREYGVSQMPIVKPGAGHPDVMAAEVVGSVVERELLDALFTQRASLEDPLEKHMSAPLPQVGSGEPVGDLMSVLGSADAAIVLVEGKPTGVISRQDLLAFLAKGGK; translated from the coding sequence GTGCAATTCCACGACTCGATGATCAGCCTCGTCGGCAACACCCCGCTGGTGAAGCTCAACAACGTGACCAAGGGCATCAAGGCGACCGTCCTGGCCAAGGTCGAGTACTTCAACCCCGGCGGCTCCGTGAAGGACCGCATCGCCCTGCGCATGATCGAGGCGGCGGAGGAGAGCGGCGCGCTCAAGCCCGGGGGCACCATCGTCGAGCCGACCAGCGGAAACACCGGGGTCGGGCTCGCCATCGTGGCGCAGCAGAAGGGGTACAAGTGCATCTTCGTGTGCCCCGACAAGGTGTCGACGGACAAGATCAACGTCCTGCGCGCCTACGGTGCCGAGGTCGTCGTCTGCCCCACCGCCGTGGACCCCGAGCACCCGGACTCGTACTACAACGTCTCCGACCGGCTGGTGCGCGAGACGCCCGGCGCATGGAAGCCCGACCAGTACTCCAACCCCAACAACCCGCTCTCCCACTATCACTCCACCGGCCCCGAGCTGTGGGAGCAGACGGAGGGGCGGATCACCCACTTCGTGGCGGGCGTCGGCACGGGAGGCACCATCTCCGGTACCGGCCGCTACCTGAAGGACGCCAGCGACGGCAAGGTCCAGGTGGTCGGAGCCGACCCCGAGGGCTCGGTGTACTCCGGCGGCTCCGGGCGGCCGTATCTCGTCGAGGGCGTCGGTGAGGACTTCTGGCCGACCGCCTACGACCGGACCGTCGCCGACGAGATCGTCGCCGTCTCCGACAAGGACTCCTTCCAGATGACCCGCCGCCTCGCCAAGGAGGAGGGCCTCCTGGTGGGCGGCTCCTGCGGCATGGCCGTCGTCGCGGCCCTGCGCGTCGCCGAGCGCCTGGACGAGAACGGCGTCGTGGTGGTCCTGCTCCCGGACAGCGGGCGCGGCTACCTCTCGAAGATCTTCAATGACGAGTGGATGGCCGACTACGGCTTCCTGGAGGACGAGGGCCCCAGCGCCCGCGTCGCCGACGTCCTCAACGACAAGGTGCACGGCGCCATCCCCTCCCTCGTCCACATGCACCCCGACGAGACGGTCGGCGAGGCCATCGAGGTGCTGCGGGAGTACGGCGTCTCGCAGATGCCGATCGTCAAGCCGGGCGCCGGTCACCCGGACGTGATGGCCGCGGAGGTCGTCGGTTCGGTCGTCGAACGCGAGCTGCTCGACGCCCTGTTCACCCAGCGGGCCTCGCTGGAGGACCCGCTGGAGAAGCACATGTCGGCCCCGCTGCCCCAGGTCGGCTCCGGTGAGCCGGTCGGCGACCTGATGTCGGTCCTCGGTTCGGCGGACGCGGCGATCGTCCTCGTGGAGGGCAAGCCCACCGGAGTCATCAGCCGCCAGGATCTGCTGGCCTTCCTCGCCAAGGGCGGGAAGTAG
- a CDS encoding helix-turn-helix transcriptional regulator has translation MDGDLGDFLRSRRARIQPEEVGLPSHGRRRVPGLRREEVAQLAGVSVDYYIRLEQGRGPGGPSRTKSGGVSDAVLDAVARVLRLDETERDYLHAVARPRRQAARPTSPRVREGVQLLLDSMDRTPAFVLDRRMTVLAWNALADAVFGYSGTTARTRSIPRQVFLDPAARDLYPEWQAVAAQCVAHLRVLAGHHQDDRELTSLVGELSLKSEDFRRLWADHQVKECAYGVKRVRHPVAGLLVFPYETLAVPGDGDQSLLVYTPEPGSETAERLALLGSWASSPAR, from the coding sequence ATGGACGGGGACCTCGGAGACTTCTTGCGCTCACGCCGCGCCCGCATCCAGCCCGAGGAGGTGGGGCTGCCCTCGCACGGGCGGCGCCGCGTGCCCGGGCTGCGCCGGGAGGAAGTGGCGCAGCTGGCCGGTGTGAGCGTCGACTACTACATCCGGCTGGAGCAGGGCCGAGGGCCTGGGGGCCCCTCCCGGACGAAGTCGGGGGGAGTCTCGGACGCCGTCCTGGACGCCGTCGCGCGCGTCCTGCGCCTGGACGAGACCGAACGCGACTACCTGCACGCGGTGGCCCGCCCCCGCAGACAGGCCGCACGCCCCACCAGCCCCCGCGTCCGCGAGGGCGTCCAGCTCCTGCTCGACAGCATGGACCGCACCCCGGCCTTCGTCCTCGACCGCCGGATGACCGTCCTGGCCTGGAACGCCCTGGCGGACGCGGTGTTCGGTTACAGCGGTACGACGGCCAGGACGCGCAGCATCCCGCGGCAGGTCTTCCTCGACCCCGCCGCACGCGACCTCTACCCGGAGTGGCAGGCGGTGGCCGCCCAGTGCGTGGCCCATCTGCGGGTTCTGGCCGGCCACCACCAGGACGACCGCGAACTGACCTCGCTGGTCGGCGAACTCTCCCTCAAGAGCGAGGACTTCCGCCGCCTGTGGGCCGACCACCAGGTCAAGGAGTGCGCCTACGGCGTGAAGCGCGTCCGGCATCCGGTGGCGGGACTGCTGGTCTTCCCCTACGAGACCCTCGCCGTCCCGGGAGACGGCGACCAGAGCCTGCTCGTCTACACCCCGGAACCGGGGTCGGAGACGGCGGAGCGGCTGGCACTGCTGGGCAGCTGGGCATCGAGCCCCGCCCGCTGA
- a CDS encoding SDR family oxidoreductase — MSYENLAGRTAVVTGAASGIGEATAVLLAEQGARVALLARRGEQLEAIAGKIRADGGQALAVVADVTDDASVAAAVERVHTAYGTVDLVVNNAGVMLPNPITDARVDEWQRMIDTNVTGVLRIIGAFAGDLNEAAAQGRSADLVNVSSIGAHVTGFTNYAVYGATKAAVTHLSALLRSEFGPRGVRVTNIEPGLTESELATHIDNDGLREQIGGMVEAMGTLAAAELADVVAYVTSRPRHVNLRQVVVLPTAQV, encoded by the coding sequence ATGTCGTACGAGAATCTGGCCGGACGTACCGCCGTCGTCACCGGGGCGGCGAGCGGCATCGGCGAGGCCACGGCCGTGCTGCTGGCCGAGCAGGGGGCGCGGGTCGCGCTGCTCGCCCGGCGCGGCGAGCAGCTGGAGGCGATCGCCGGGAAGATCCGGGCCGACGGCGGACAGGCCCTGGCCGTGGTCGCCGACGTCACCGACGACGCGTCCGTGGCGGCCGCCGTGGAGCGTGTGCACACGGCGTACGGGACCGTCGACCTGGTGGTCAACAACGCGGGGGTGATGCTGCCCAACCCGATCACCGACGCCCGGGTCGACGAGTGGCAGCGGATGATCGACACCAATGTCACCGGTGTCCTGCGGATCATCGGCGCGTTCGCCGGCGACCTGAACGAGGCCGCCGCGCAGGGGCGCAGCGCGGACCTGGTGAACGTCTCGTCCATCGGCGCCCACGTCACGGGCTTCACGAACTACGCCGTGTACGGGGCGACGAAGGCCGCGGTCACGCATCTCTCGGCGCTGCTGAGGAGCGAGTTCGGGCCGCGGGGCGTGCGGGTCACCAACATCGAGCCGGGGCTGACGGAGAGCGAGCTGGCCACGCACATCGACAACGACGGGCTGCGGGAGCAGATCGGTGGGATGGTCGAGGCGATGGGCACGCTGGCGGCCGCGGAACTCGCCGACGTCGTCGCCTATGTCACCAGCCGGCCCCGGCACGTCAACCTGCGCCAGGTCGTGGTGCTGCCGACCGCGCAGGTGTGA
- a CDS encoding ABC transporter substrate-binding protein: protein MNRRTLLGGLFAAASVPALAACSSGITSLDRGGTTSGGSGSSKGGVTIGTANFTENQVLGYLYAAVLQQAGVKVKVRPNLGTREIVIPALKAGDIDLLPEYQGALLNYLAPKDASAEPGTMQNALTLAMPAGLQVLPYGQAADSDCFVVTRATARKFGLATLADLAKQNGRLVIGAAPEVKKRRVGAVGLKEVYGVEFKEFKSLDSDGPLVKGALKKGDVDVANLFTTDTDIAAHDWVVLTDPKNLIPSQHIVPLIADRKADDTVRKALARLGNVLTTEQLTQLNSQVDNDKKDPEDVANAYAKQHGLTTG from the coding sequence ATGAACCGACGCACCCTCCTCGGCGGCCTCTTCGCGGCGGCCTCCGTCCCCGCCCTCGCCGCCTGCTCCAGCGGCATCACCTCCCTCGACCGCGGCGGCACCACCTCCGGCGGCAGCGGCTCCAGCAAGGGCGGAGTCACCATCGGCACCGCCAACTTCACCGAGAACCAGGTCCTCGGCTACCTGTACGCGGCCGTGCTCCAGCAGGCCGGCGTGAAGGTGAAGGTCCGCCCCAACCTCGGCACCCGCGAGATCGTGATCCCCGCCCTCAAGGCGGGCGACATCGACCTGCTGCCCGAGTACCAGGGCGCCCTCCTCAACTACCTGGCCCCCAAGGACGCCTCCGCCGAGCCGGGCACCATGCAGAACGCCCTCACCCTGGCGATGCCCGCCGGCCTCCAGGTCCTCCCGTACGGCCAGGCGGCCGACTCCGACTGCTTCGTCGTCACCCGGGCGACCGCCAGGAAGTTCGGCCTCGCCACCCTCGCCGACCTCGCCAAGCAGAACGGCAGGCTGGTCATCGGTGCCGCGCCCGAGGTCAAGAAGCGCCGGGTGGGCGCGGTCGGCCTCAAGGAGGTGTACGGCGTCGAGTTCAAGGAGTTCAAGTCCCTCGACTCGGACGGTCCGCTCGTCAAGGGCGCCCTGAAGAAGGGGGACGTGGACGTGGCGAACCTCTTCACCACCGACACCGACATCGCGGCCCACGACTGGGTGGTGCTGACCGACCCGAAGAACCTCATCCCCAGCCAGCACATCGTCCCCCTCATCGCCGACCGCAAGGCCGACGACACCGTCCGCAAGGCCCTCGCCCGCCTCGGGAACGTCCTCACCACCGAGCAGCTCACCCAGCTCAACAGCCAGGTCGACAACGACAAGAAGGACCCGGAGGACGTGGCGAACGCGTATGCGAAGCAGCACGGGCTGACCACGGGCTGA
- a CDS encoding ABC transporter permease, protein MYELIKNLGTWLTSGSQWTGTDGIAHRLAEHLQYSLLATLVAAAIGLPLGLLIGHTGKGAFLAINLASFGRALPTVGLVVLVFLAGGLSMLPVYVALVALAVPAIVTNTYAGMTAVDPDVKDAARGQGMRGHQVLFQVELPLALPLIMTGLRLALIQVVATATIAAYVSFGGLGRYVFDGLAQRDLVQVLGGAVLVAVIAVALDLLLSGLQRFLFRHRTA, encoded by the coding sequence ATGTACGAACTCATCAAGAACCTCGGCACCTGGCTGACCAGCGGCTCCCAGTGGACCGGCACCGACGGCATCGCCCACCGACTCGCCGAGCACCTGCAGTACTCGCTCCTCGCGACCCTCGTCGCGGCCGCGATCGGCCTCCCCCTCGGCCTGCTGATCGGCCACACCGGCAAGGGCGCCTTCCTCGCGATCAACCTCGCGTCCTTCGGCCGCGCCCTGCCCACCGTCGGCCTGGTCGTACTGGTCTTCCTGGCCGGCGGCCTGTCCATGCTCCCGGTCTACGTCGCCCTGGTCGCCCTCGCGGTCCCGGCCATCGTCACCAACACCTACGCCGGCATGACCGCCGTCGACCCGGACGTCAAGGACGCCGCCCGCGGCCAGGGCATGCGCGGCCACCAGGTCCTGTTCCAGGTCGAACTGCCCCTCGCCCTCCCCCTGATCATGACCGGCCTGCGCCTGGCACTCATCCAGGTCGTCGCCACCGCGACCATCGCGGCGTACGTCTCCTTCGGCGGCCTGGGCCGCTACGTCTTCGACGGCCTCGCCCAGCGCGACCTCGTGCAGGTGCTCGGCGGGGCGGTGCTGGTCGCCGTCATCGCCGTCGCCCTCGACCTGCTGCTCTCCGGCCTCCAGCGCTTCCTCTTCCGTCACCGCACCGCGTAA
- a CDS encoding ABC transporter permease: MTIDWSWISGHTDDLTTLTVSHLQAALSAVFFGLLISLPLAVVAHRIRPLRGFLLGLSNVLFTIPSIAIFVLLLPVSGLTRTTTVIGLTVYTLVVLLRNTVEGLDSVPAKTKEAAKAMGTRPLRTLLTVELPLALPVIMAGVRIATVMSISLVSVATYIGDGGLGQLFTDGFQRDFPTPVIAGVVLTLLLAVVADALLVALQYVLTPWRRRRA, encoded by the coding sequence ATGACCATCGACTGGTCGTGGATATCCGGCCACACCGACGACCTGACCACCCTGACGGTCTCGCACCTCCAGGCAGCGCTCTCAGCGGTCTTCTTCGGCCTGCTGATCAGCCTCCCCCTGGCCGTGGTCGCGCACCGGATCCGCCCCCTGCGCGGCTTCCTGCTCGGCCTCTCGAACGTCCTGTTCACGATCCCCTCGATCGCGATCTTCGTGCTCCTGCTGCCGGTCAGCGGCCTGACCCGCACCACGACCGTGATCGGCCTGACCGTCTACACCCTGGTCGTCCTGCTGCGGAACACCGTCGAAGGCCTCGACTCGGTCCCCGCGAAGACGAAGGAGGCCGCGAAGGCGATGGGCACCCGCCCGCTGCGCACCCTCCTCACCGTCGAACTCCCCCTCGCCCTGCCCGTGATCATGGCGGGCGTGCGGATCGCGACCGTCATGTCGATCTCCCTCGTGTCGGTCGCCACCTACATCGGCGACGGCGGCCTCGGCCAGCTCTTCACCGACGGCTTCCAGCGCGACTTCCCGACCCCGGTGATCGCGGGCGTGGTCCTCACGCTCCTGCTCGCCGTGGTCGCGGACGCCCTGCTGGTGGCCCTCCAGTACGTCCTGACCCCGTGGCGGCGGAGGCGAGCCTGA
- a CDS encoding ABC transporter ATP-binding protein — translation MIQFDAVHKRFPNGTTAVHDLTLDMPEGGVTVLVGSSGCGKTTTLRMINRMVEPTSGTIKVGGKDVTRQDAAELRRSIGYVIQQSGLFPHRTVLDNIATVPLLLGHGRKKARARAAELLETVGLTPESGKRYPHQLSGGQQQRVGVARALAADPPVLLMDEPFGAVDPVVRTQLQDELLRLQKELNKTIVFVTHDVDEAVRLGDRIAIFRTGGHLVQCAPPAELLARPADDFVADFLGAERGLKLLSLKTLAAVPQGPAPEGTAWSLVCDAAGRPLHWAADDAEVPVRPLKDGDSLLAALDESVASPTGLVARVDADGVLTGVTSRDDIHRHAGQAHTEARVAA, via the coding sequence ATGATCCAGTTCGACGCGGTCCACAAGCGCTTCCCCAACGGCACGACAGCAGTGCACGATCTCACCCTCGACATGCCGGAAGGCGGCGTGACCGTCCTCGTCGGATCCTCCGGTTGCGGCAAGACGACCACCCTCAGGATGATCAACCGGATGGTCGAACCGACCTCCGGCACCATCAAGGTCGGCGGCAAGGACGTCACCCGCCAGGACGCGGCCGAACTGCGCCGCTCCATCGGCTACGTCATCCAGCAGTCCGGCCTCTTCCCGCACCGCACGGTGCTGGACAACATCGCCACCGTCCCGCTCCTGCTCGGCCACGGCCGCAAGAAGGCCCGGGCCCGGGCGGCGGAACTGCTGGAGACCGTCGGCCTCACCCCCGAGTCCGGCAAGCGGTACCCGCACCAGCTCTCCGGCGGCCAGCAACAGCGCGTCGGCGTCGCCCGCGCACTCGCCGCCGACCCGCCGGTCCTGCTCATGGACGAACCCTTCGGCGCGGTCGACCCGGTCGTACGCACCCAGCTCCAGGACGAACTGCTCAGACTCCAGAAGGAGTTGAACAAGACCATCGTCTTCGTCACGCACGACGTCGACGAGGCCGTCCGTCTCGGCGACCGCATCGCGATCTTCCGCACCGGCGGCCACCTCGTCCAGTGCGCCCCGCCCGCCGAGCTCCTCGCCCGCCCCGCCGACGACTTCGTGGCCGACTTCCTCGGCGCCGAGCGCGGCCTGAAGCTGCTCTCGCTGAAGACCCTGGCCGCGGTCCCGCAGGGCCCGGCACCGGAAGGGACCGCCTGGTCCCTCGTGTGCGACGCGGCGGGCAGGCCCCTGCACTGGGCGGCCGACGACGCCGAAGTGCCCGTACGACCGCTCAAGGACGGCGACTCCCTGCTCGCCGCCCTCGACGAGTCCGTCGCCTCCCCCACCGGCCTGGTCGCCCGCGTCGACGCCGACGGCGTCCTCACCGGGGTCACCTCCCGCGACGACATCCACCGGCACGCCGGCCAGGCCCACACGGAAGCCCGGGTGGCCGCATGA